A genome region from Triticum aestivum cultivar Chinese Spring chromosome 2B, IWGSC CS RefSeq v2.1, whole genome shotgun sequence includes the following:
- the LOC123047076 gene encoding wall-associated receptor kinase-like 8 isoform X2 produces MSQAKLILATVTALQLLMATAVAAVQVALPGCPQACGNVTVPYPFGFRRGCFRKGFNLTCDETRHPPKLLLGDGVEVDAISLADGTVHVQTKVVAFRPLYTNGAVGARRSIDYNYSWYGGLPEVYKSGAQLAVSTEHNVFVAIGCNFIGYLVAVSDGGREYVSTCSTLCNGKTRDALCTGVGCCWTTIAQRYPGYQVMFKDLDDTVTAYTGQSRASVAAFIVDREWFVGTMQNTVSFNDFVNDDFGNGPSSMPTVLQWWLDVDSDRDLVVKDPRSASRWRCISSNSFAAYIGDAVNKVRCNCSDGYEGNSYIVDGCQDIDECLRPDVYPCHGTCINMPGTYRCSAKKRIISLAGVAQVTKKLKKRRAKKTRQKFFKKNHGLLLQQLISSNKDIAEKMKIFSLEELEQATNKFDHNRILGGGGHGTVYKAILSDQRVVAIKKAKIVVQREIDQFINEVAILSQINHRNVVKLFGCCLETEVPLLVYEFISNGTLSCHLHGQSENHLSWKTRLRIALETARAIAYLHSAASISVYHRDIKCANILLTDTLTSKVSDFGASRSIAIDETGILTAVQGTHGYLDPEYYYTSRLTEKSDVYSFGVILAELLTRVTPVFHSHSSEVTSLASHFVSLIRDNRLLDILDTKIVEEGGAEDAEVVARLAEACLSLKGEERPTMRQVETTLEDVQNSTVNLSSQITRVNQNAINDQSYKGSKGGEGTRLYSLEKEFIQSSEIPR; encoded by the exons ATGTCACAAGCAAAGCTCATCCTCGCAACGGTGACGGCACTTCAGCTCCTCATGGCGacagccgtcgccgccgtccaggTAGCCTTACCTGGGTGCCCGCAGGCCTGCGGCAACGTCACCGTCCCCTACCCTTTCGGCTTCCGGCGAGGCTGCTTTCGCAAGGGCTTCAACCTCACCTGCGACGAGACGCGCCATCCACCAAAGCTGCTCCTGGGCGACGGCGTGGAGGTGGACGCCATCTCCCTGGCGGACGGCACGGTGCATGTCCAGACCAAGGTCGTGGCATTCCGACCACTTTACACAAACGGTGCCGTCGGCGCGAGGAGATCTATCGACTACAACTACTCGTGGTACGGCGGCCTGCCGGAAGTGTACAAGAGCGGCGCGCAGCTCGCGGTGTCCACGGAGCACAACGTCTTTGTGGCCATCGGGTGCAACTTCATCGGCTACCTCGTCGCAGTCAGCGATGGGGGGCGCGAGTATGTCAGCACGTGCTCCACGCTGTGCAACGGGAAAACCCGGGACGCCTTGTGCACGGGCGTCGGCTGCTGCTGGACGACCATCGCGCAGCGCTACCCCGGGTACCAGGTAATGTTCAAGGATTTGGACGATACGGTGACAGCGTACACGGGCCAAAGCCGTGCGTCGGTGGCCGCGTTCATAGTCGATCGCGAGTGGTTCGTAGGCACCATGCAGAACACTGTCAGCTTCAATGATTTCGTCAATGATGATTTCGGTAACGGTCCGTCCAGCATGCCCACCGTTCTGCAATGGTGGCTAGACGTAGATAGCGACCGTGACTTGGTCGTGAAGGATCCACGTTCTGCATCTCGTTGGAGATGCATAAGCTCCAACAGCTTCGCTGCCTACATCGGCGACGCAGTGAACAAAGTAAGGTGCAACTGCTCGGATGGATACGAAGGCAACTCGTACATCGTTGACGGATGTCAAG ATATCGATGAGTGCTTACGACCAGATGTTTATCCCTGCCATGGAACATGCATCAATATGCCAGGGACATACCGATGCTCAGCAAAGAAAAGAATCATCAGCTTAGCAG GTGTTGCCCAAGTCACAAAAAAACTCAAGAAACGAAGAGCCAAGAAGACCAGACAAAAATTCTTTAAGAAAAACCATGGACTGCTTCTGCAACAGTTAATCTCTTCGAACAAAGATATAGCCGAAAAGATGAAGATTTTTAGCTTAGAAGAGCTAGAACAAGCAACCAACAAATTTGATCATAATCGGATACTTGGCGGCGGTGGGCATGGCACAGTGTATAAAGCCATCTTATCTGATCAACGTGTCGTGGCCATCAAGAAGGCCAAAATTGTTGTGCAGAGGGAAATCGACCAGTTTATAAATGAGGTTGCCATACTTTCACAGATAAACCATAGGAATGTGGTGAAACTTTTTGGTTGTTGTCTCGAGACAGAAGTTCCTCTATTAGTTTATGAGTTCATATCGAATGGAACTCTCTCTTGTCATCTCCATGGCCAAAGTGAGAACCATTTGTCATGGAAAACTCGATTGAGGATAGCATTGGAAACTGCAAGGGCCATTGCATATCTACACTCTGCTGCTTCAATATCAGTATACCACAGAGATATCAAATGTGCCAATATTCTACTTACTGATACTTTAACATCAAAAGTATCGGATTTTGGAGCTTCAAGGTCAATTGCAATAGACGAGACAGGAATACTTACAGCTGTTCAAGGAACCCATGGTTACCTTGATCCTGAATACTACTACACTAGTCGACTCACGGAGAAAAGCGATGTTTACAGCTTTGGTGTCATCCTAGCAGAGTTACTGACAAGGGTGACACCAGTTTTTCATTCCCATTCGTCAGAAGTCACAAGCCTAGCATCGCATTTTGTGTCTCTTATAAGGGACAATCGATTATTAGATATTCTGGATACAAAAATTGTTGAGGAGGGAGGGGCTGAAGATGCTGAGGTGGTTGCAAGACTGGCAGAAGCATGCTTAAGTTTAAAAGGTGAAGAAAGGCCTACAATGAGACAAGTGGAGACAACGCTTGAGGATGTTCAGAACTCAACAGTCAATCTTAGTTCTCAGATCACAAGAGTGAACCAGAATGCTATAAATGATCAGTCATACAAGGGAAGCAAAGGCGGAGAAGGAACCAGACTGTACAGCTTGGAAAAAGAGTTCATCCAATCATCTGAAATTCCAAGATGA
- the LOC123047076 gene encoding wall-associated receptor kinase-like 8 isoform X1: protein MSQAKLILATVTALQLLMATAVAAVQVALPGCPQACGNVTVPYPFGFRRGCFRKGFNLTCDETRHPPKLLLGDGVEVDAISLADGTVHVQTKVVAFRPLYTNGAVGARRSIDYNYSWYGGLPEVYKSGAQLAVSTEHNVFVAIGCNFIGYLVAVSDGGREYVSTCSTLCNGKTRDALCTGVGCCWTTIAQRYPGYQVMFKDLDDTVTAYTGQSRASVAAFIVDREWFVGTMQNTVSFNDFVNDDFGNGPSSMPTVLQWWLDVDSDRDLVVKDPRSASRWRCISSNSFAAYIGDAVNKVRCNCSDGYEGNSYIVDGCQDIDECLRPDVYPCHGTCINMPGTYRCSAKKRIISLAGLITIIAIVAGFGLLFSLLGVAQVTKKLKKRRAKKTRQKFFKKNHGLLLQQLISSNKDIAEKMKIFSLEELEQATNKFDHNRILGGGGHGTVYKAILSDQRVVAIKKAKIVVQREIDQFINEVAILSQINHRNVVKLFGCCLETEVPLLVYEFISNGTLSCHLHGQSENHLSWKTRLRIALETARAIAYLHSAASISVYHRDIKCANILLTDTLTSKVSDFGASRSIAIDETGILTAVQGTHGYLDPEYYYTSRLTEKSDVYSFGVILAELLTRVTPVFHSHSSEVTSLASHFVSLIRDNRLLDILDTKIVEEGGAEDAEVVARLAEACLSLKGEERPTMRQVETTLEDVQNSTVNLSSQITRVNQNAINDQSYKGSKGGEGTRLYSLEKEFIQSSEIPR, encoded by the exons ATGTCACAAGCAAAGCTCATCCTCGCAACGGTGACGGCACTTCAGCTCCTCATGGCGacagccgtcgccgccgtccaggTAGCCTTACCTGGGTGCCCGCAGGCCTGCGGCAACGTCACCGTCCCCTACCCTTTCGGCTTCCGGCGAGGCTGCTTTCGCAAGGGCTTCAACCTCACCTGCGACGAGACGCGCCATCCACCAAAGCTGCTCCTGGGCGACGGCGTGGAGGTGGACGCCATCTCCCTGGCGGACGGCACGGTGCATGTCCAGACCAAGGTCGTGGCATTCCGACCACTTTACACAAACGGTGCCGTCGGCGCGAGGAGATCTATCGACTACAACTACTCGTGGTACGGCGGCCTGCCGGAAGTGTACAAGAGCGGCGCGCAGCTCGCGGTGTCCACGGAGCACAACGTCTTTGTGGCCATCGGGTGCAACTTCATCGGCTACCTCGTCGCAGTCAGCGATGGGGGGCGCGAGTATGTCAGCACGTGCTCCACGCTGTGCAACGGGAAAACCCGGGACGCCTTGTGCACGGGCGTCGGCTGCTGCTGGACGACCATCGCGCAGCGCTACCCCGGGTACCAGGTAATGTTCAAGGATTTGGACGATACGGTGACAGCGTACACGGGCCAAAGCCGTGCGTCGGTGGCCGCGTTCATAGTCGATCGCGAGTGGTTCGTAGGCACCATGCAGAACACTGTCAGCTTCAATGATTTCGTCAATGATGATTTCGGTAACGGTCCGTCCAGCATGCCCACCGTTCTGCAATGGTGGCTAGACGTAGATAGCGACCGTGACTTGGTCGTGAAGGATCCACGTTCTGCATCTCGTTGGAGATGCATAAGCTCCAACAGCTTCGCTGCCTACATCGGCGACGCAGTGAACAAAGTAAGGTGCAACTGCTCGGATGGATACGAAGGCAACTCGTACATCGTTGACGGATGTCAAG ATATCGATGAGTGCTTACGACCAGATGTTTATCCCTGCCATGGAACATGCATCAATATGCCAGGGACATACCGATGCTCAGCAAAGAAAAGAATCATCAGCTTAGCAG GTCTAATTACCATAATAGCAATTGTTGCTGGTTTTGGCCTACTATTTTCACTCCTAGGTGTTGCCCAAGTCACAAAAAAACTCAAGAAACGAAGAGCCAAGAAGACCAGACAAAAATTCTTTAAGAAAAACCATGGACTGCTTCTGCAACAGTTAATCTCTTCGAACAAAGATATAGCCGAAAAGATGAAGATTTTTAGCTTAGAAGAGCTAGAACAAGCAACCAACAAATTTGATCATAATCGGATACTTGGCGGCGGTGGGCATGGCACAGTGTATAAAGCCATCTTATCTGATCAACGTGTCGTGGCCATCAAGAAGGCCAAAATTGTTGTGCAGAGGGAAATCGACCAGTTTATAAATGAGGTTGCCATACTTTCACAGATAAACCATAGGAATGTGGTGAAACTTTTTGGTTGTTGTCTCGAGACAGAAGTTCCTCTATTAGTTTATGAGTTCATATCGAATGGAACTCTCTCTTGTCATCTCCATGGCCAAAGTGAGAACCATTTGTCATGGAAAACTCGATTGAGGATAGCATTGGAAACTGCAAGGGCCATTGCATATCTACACTCTGCTGCTTCAATATCAGTATACCACAGAGATATCAAATGTGCCAATATTCTACTTACTGATACTTTAACATCAAAAGTATCGGATTTTGGAGCTTCAAGGTCAATTGCAATAGACGAGACAGGAATACTTACAGCTGTTCAAGGAACCCATGGTTACCTTGATCCTGAATACTACTACACTAGTCGACTCACGGAGAAAAGCGATGTTTACAGCTTTGGTGTCATCCTAGCAGAGTTACTGACAAGGGTGACACCAGTTTTTCATTCCCATTCGTCAGAAGTCACAAGCCTAGCATCGCATTTTGTGTCTCTTATAAGGGACAATCGATTATTAGATATTCTGGATACAAAAATTGTTGAGGAGGGAGGGGCTGAAGATGCTGAGGTGGTTGCAAGACTGGCAGAAGCATGCTTAAGTTTAAAAGGTGAAGAAAGGCCTACAATGAGACAAGTGGAGACAACGCTTGAGGATGTTCAGAACTCAACAGTCAATCTTAGTTCTCAGATCACAAGAGTGAACCAGAATGCTATAAATGATCAGTCATACAAGGGAAGCAAAGGCGGAGAAGGAACCAGACTGTACAGCTTGGAAAAAGAGTTCATCCAATCATCTGAAATTCCAAGATGA